A window of Flammeovirga kamogawensis genomic DNA:
TAATGCTACTACAAAAATTTGCCATAGTAAACCTTGAAAATCCCGTTCTTTGGGTTGAAAAAACAACCAAATCAGGAAGTAAGAGCTAATTATCCAAGCATTTAAAATTAATCCTTTTACAAAAGAAGGGAAAGGTGCATGTGGGATATTGTAATCCGTTAAATATTGCTCCCTTACTCCAATCATAAGTAGAAGAATCCAACTAACAATACAAGCAATTGTACTGATACGTTTAATACTTTTGTAATTAAATATCTCGTTTATTTTAGCTTCTCCGCTGATAATAATTGTATTTTTTTTAGTGAAATTAAAATTACTATATTACTATTTCTTAGCAATATTGAACTTATATTGCAAAGTTATTAAGTAAGTTACTTAACTCTAGAACAAATATAATCGACTATTATACTTTTTCTATATAAAAGTGCTAATAATAGTTATAGACTTAATTGCTTGATTTTTTCATCCAAGCTTCAGTGAATAGAAACCATATAAAAATATATAGATCATCTATTGTTTTATTTGTTTTGAAAGCTATTGTTTCTGTCTTTTTATTTTGTAACCCAATTGCTTCGCAAGCTCAGAACGACTTGTTACTCACAGGGTTAAATAGTTATAAAACAGATACAATTGGCTATGTTACAATAAATGAAATCCATTTAATAGGTAATAAAAAAACTAAGAAACAAATCATATACCGCGAATTAGATATTCGTGAAGGGAGCTTAGTGCCCAAAAAAAATATTGAAAATTATATTACTAGCGAGAGAAATAAGGTATTTAATACACAACTTTTTGAAAGTGTTGATGTATTGGTCACTCAAGTAGACGATGACGTTATTAATATAGATTTTATTATGGTGGAACGCTGGTATACTTGGCCAGTGCCATTATTAGAATTAGCAGATAGAAGTTTTAATGAATGGTGGAATAACAGAAATCACGATTTATCACGTATTCAATATGGATTAGATTTTAAGCAGAGGAACATGAGGGGTAGGAACGAAACTTTAGACCTTTTGGTAAAGTTAGGTTTCTCTCGTCAATTTACTGTAGGTTATTCTTTTCCTTATATCGATAAAAAGCAGAAAACAAGTTTATCTTTTAAAGGTACATTTTTAGAAGAAACAACAGTAGCTTACAAAACAGAAGAAAATAAATTTGTTGAGGTTGAAAATGATACCGAAGTTTTAAGAAGATCTTGGAATGGCGTTATCAATTTTGGTAAAAGATATGGCTTCTATGATCATCATAATTTCTCTTTTCAATTTACTAATGATCAAGTAGCAGATACTGTTGCAATGCTAAATCCAGATTTCTTTTTAGATGGTCGAACGGAGTTAAAGTATTTTACACTGAGTTATACATACACAAGAGATAAAAGAGATATAACAAGCTATCCTTTGGATGGATATTATTTAAAATTCTCCTTAGAAAAAATAGGGTTAGGTGTTTTTGATGATATTAATAGTGTAAATGTAGCATGGACTGTCAATAAGTTTCTGCCATTAGGGAATACAAAACGTTTCTTCTACTTTGGTGGTTTTGCAGGAAAAATTGGTTTTCCAGAGCTAGTTCCATATAATAATATGCGAGCTATTGGGTACGGTAGTTTGATGGTAAGAGGATATGATAACTATGTAATTGAAGGGCAGAATGTAGGTGTGCTTAAAAATGAAATGAAATGGCGAGCATTGTCTACTAAACTTAAATTTGATTCAATTATTAAATCGAAGCATGTAAAGCAAGTACCAATAGATATTCTTTTTAAAGTATATCTGGACGCTGGTTATTCTTATTTCCCGGAGGTTGATCCTTCAAATGCAGAATTTACAAATACACCTTTAGTTGGGTATGGCTTTGGATTAGATTTAGTAACTTTTTACAGCTCAGTATTAAAATTTGAGTACTCGTTTAACAGACACGGTAAAGGTGGAGGGTTTTACTTTTATTATTCTATGGATCTCTAACCCATATTACACTGACATTCTTCTAGACAAGACATTATATTCATTACAGCCTTTTCTTTTAAAGAATAATAGATATTCTTTCCCTCACGTTTAGAAGTCAAAATTCCTTTAAGTTTCATATTAGATAAATGATGAGAGGTTAAAGATTGCTCACAATCTAACTGATCACATATTTCGCTTACAGATAATCTATTATTACAATCCAGTAATTCTAAAATTCTTAATCTAACCGGATGTGCAATTGTTTTTAGAATAAAAGCTGCCTTTTCAATTTTATCGTATTCTATAGA
This region includes:
- a CDS encoding BamA/TamA family outer membrane protein gives rise to the protein MNRNHIKIYRSSIVLFVLKAIVSVFLFCNPIASQAQNDLLLTGLNSYKTDTIGYVTINEIHLIGNKKTKKQIIYRELDIREGSLVPKKNIENYITSERNKVFNTQLFESVDVLVTQVDDDVINIDFIMVERWYTWPVPLLELADRSFNEWWNNRNHDLSRIQYGLDFKQRNMRGRNETLDLLVKLGFSRQFTVGYSFPYIDKKQKTSLSFKGTFLEETTVAYKTEENKFVEVENDTEVLRRSWNGVINFGKRYGFYDHHNFSFQFTNDQVADTVAMLNPDFFLDGRTELKYFTLSYTYTRDKRDITSYPLDGYYLKFSLEKIGLGVFDDINSVNVAWTVNKFLPLGNTKRFFYFGGFAGKIGFPELVPYNNMRAIGYGSLMVRGYDNYVIEGQNVGVLKNEMKWRALSTKLKFDSIIKSKHVKQVPIDILFKVYLDAGYSYFPEVDPSNAEFTNTPLVGYGFGLDLVTFYSSVLKFEYSFNRHGKGGGFYFYYSMDL
- a CDS encoding ArsR/SmtB family transcription factor produces the protein MSIEYDKIEKAAFILKTIAHPVRLRILELLDCNNRLSVSEICDQLDCEQSLTSHHLSNMKLKGILTSKREGKNIYYSLKEKAVMNIMSCLEECQCNMG